The following are from one region of the Prevotella communis genome:
- the proB gene encoding glutamate 5-kinase, translating into MKRRIVIKVGSNALTRPDGRLDVTRMSALVDQIAWLRTKGCEVILVSSGAVACGRRELDIEHELDSVEQRQLFSAMGQAKLIGLYYDLFREYHIHVGQVLTMKENFQPGEQYQNQQACMRVMLENGVLPIVNENDTVSVTELMFTDNDELSGLIAQMMQADTLILLSNIDGIYTGNPANPQSQLIKEVAPGTDLSQYIQTEKSSAGRGGMQSKYATASKIQASGIRVIIANGKRENILVDLMEQPNTTPHTIFKTC; encoded by the coding sequence ATGAAGAGAAGAATAGTCATTAAGGTCGGTTCCAACGCGTTGACACGCCCTGACGGCCGACTAGACGTCACACGTATGTCGGCACTCGTCGACCAGATTGCGTGGCTGCGCACCAAAGGGTGCGAAGTCATCCTGGTATCATCAGGTGCCGTGGCTTGCGGACGTCGCGAACTGGATATAGAACATGAGCTCGACTCCGTAGAACAGCGTCAGTTATTCTCAGCCATGGGACAAGCCAAACTCATCGGCCTCTACTACGATCTCTTCCGCGAGTATCATATCCATGTAGGTCAGGTGCTCACCATGAAGGAGAACTTCCAGCCTGGCGAACAGTACCAGAACCAGCAGGCTTGTATGCGTGTGATGCTCGAGAATGGCGTTCTCCCCATCGTCAATGAAAACGACACCGTATCCGTAACGGAGCTGATGTTCACCGATAACGATGAACTGTCAGGTCTTATCGCGCAGATGATGCAGGCCGACACGCTCATCCTGCTGTCGAATATCGATGGTATCTATACTGGCAATCCCGCCAACCCACAGTCGCAACTCATCAAGGAGGTAGCGCCCGGCACAGACCTCTCACAGTATATCCAGACCGAGAAGAGTTCTGCCGGCCGTGGCGGCATGCAGTCGAAATATGCCACTGCCTCTAAGATTCAGGCTTCAGGCATCCGCGTCATCATTGCCAACGGCAAGCGTGAGAACATCCTGGTTGACCTGATGGAACAGCCCAACACCACACCACATACTATTTTCAAGACATGCTAA
- a CDS encoding AEC family transporter translates to MITLFVIVVVGYAAGKLGYMGGDFDRKLSSLVINWTCPALILSSSMTGDLPDRQYILPLLGISVLTYVVLTALAWGFSRLLTKRIEHRGILSFAMVFGNVGFMGYPVVASIFGHQAVFYAAVLNVVNTFAVFTIGTMMITGGEGSDRKRFNKKVLYSTPMLSAYLSMLIVALGIDNIPGYVSQPLTMIGNITVPAALLIIGSSMSQLPLRALLGTPVVYATTFLRLAVLPLGVHFLCRALDFDPFVTNINTVVIAMPVATYGTILCLKYGRDTTLIAELTFITTLLSMLTIPLLVILF, encoded by the coding sequence ATGATAACCCTTTTTGTCATTGTCGTGGTAGGTTACGCGGCAGGCAAACTGGGATATATGGGAGGCGATTTCGACCGTAAGTTATCCAGTCTGGTCATTAACTGGACGTGTCCGGCATTGATTCTTTCTTCGTCTATGACAGGCGATTTGCCCGACCGTCAGTATATCCTGCCGTTGCTGGGTATCAGTGTCCTGACCTATGTGGTGCTGACTGCCCTGGCATGGGGCTTCTCCCGTCTGCTGACCAAGCGCATTGAGCATCGTGGCATCCTTTCTTTTGCCATGGTGTTTGGCAATGTAGGCTTCATGGGCTACCCTGTGGTGGCTTCTATCTTCGGACATCAGGCCGTTTTCTATGCTGCCGTGCTGAATGTGGTCAATACGTTTGCCGTCTTTACCATTGGTACCATGATGATTACCGGTGGTGAGGGCTCCGACCGAAAACGGTTTAATAAAAAGGTGCTTTACAGCACGCCGATGCTGTCAGCTTACCTGTCTATGCTGATTGTGGCCCTGGGCATCGACAACATCCCCGGCTATGTCAGTCAGCCCCTGACAATGATAGGTAATATCACCGTACCTGCTGCCCTGCTGATTATTGGTTCGTCTATGTCGCAGCTGCCCCTTCGTGCCTTGTTGGGTACGCCTGTTGTGTATGCCACCACCTTCCTCCGCCTGGCGGTATTGCCCCTGGGTGTGCATTTCCTGTGCCGTGCCCTAGACTTCGACCCCTTTGTGACCAATATCAATACCGTGGTGATTGCGATGCCGGTGGCCACCTATGGCACGATTCTCTGTCTGAAGTACGGACGTGATACTACATTAATAGCAGAGTTGACGTTTATCACAACCCTGCTATCAATGCTTACGATACCATTGCTGGTAATTCTCTTCTAA
- a CDS encoding AMP-binding protein, whose product MIERFLKQTSFTSVEDYNKNLEFIIPEHFNFAYDVMDAWAEEAPEKLALLWTNDQGEEIRATYKQLKEQSDQAAAYLQSLGIGKGDPVMLILKRRYEWWIVMLALCKIGAIVIPATHMLTKHDIVYRNTRASIKAIICVDDPYVTGQIQLAMNESPSVKQYIAITDHGKPIPEGFRDYQSEVVKAPKFERPAFVNNNEDTMIMYFTSGTSGEPKMVAHDYLYAMGHLTTGVFWHNLHEGSLHLTVADTGWGKAVWGKFYGQWFAGATVFVFDHEKFNADTLLRQMEKYKVTSFCAPPTIYRFMIREDLSKYDLSSLQYCCTAGEALNPAVYEKFYEKTGIRMMEGFGQTETTMTLGTFPWMTPKPGSMGIPNAQYDIDLLRADGTPCEDGEKGEIVVRVGDKKPVGLFKGYYRDEEKTREAWHDGIYHTGDMAWRDEDGYYWFEGRIDDVIKSSGYRIGPFEVESALMTHPAVVECAITGVPDDVRGMVVKATVVLGKEWKDKAGDDLIKELQQHVKKETAPYKYPRIIEFVDELPKTISGKIRRVEIRQKDASK is encoded by the coding sequence ATGATTGAAAGATTCCTGAAGCAGACGAGCTTCACCTCAGTGGAGGATTACAACAAGAACTTGGAGTTCATCATCCCCGAGCACTTCAACTTTGCTTACGACGTGATGGACGCATGGGCCGAAGAAGCGCCCGAGAAACTGGCACTGCTCTGGACTAACGACCAGGGCGAGGAGATACGTGCCACCTATAAACAGTTGAAAGAGCAGAGCGACCAGGCTGCAGCCTATCTGCAGTCGCTCGGCATTGGCAAGGGCGATCCCGTGATGCTGATCCTGAAGCGTCGCTACGAGTGGTGGATTGTGATGCTGGCCCTTTGTAAGATTGGTGCCATCGTGATTCCTGCCACCCACATGCTCACCAAGCATGATATTGTCTATCGTAACACACGTGCCTCTATCAAGGCCATTATCTGCGTGGACGACCCCTACGTGACCGGACAGATCCAGCTGGCCATGAACGAGAGTCCCTCAGTGAAGCAGTATATCGCCATTACAGACCACGGCAAACCCATTCCAGAAGGTTTCCGCGACTATCAGTCGGAAGTAGTGAAGGCGCCTAAGTTTGAGCGTCCAGCCTTTGTCAACAACAACGAGGACACGATGATTATGTACTTCACCAGCGGTACTAGTGGCGAACCTAAGATGGTGGCACACGACTACCTCTATGCCATGGGACACCTGACCACAGGTGTATTCTGGCACAACCTGCACGAAGGGTCCCTGCACCTGACGGTGGCAGACACAGGTTGGGGTAAGGCCGTATGGGGTAAGTTCTACGGACAGTGGTTTGCCGGTGCTACGGTATTCGTGTTCGACCACGAGAAGTTCAATGCCGACACACTGTTGCGCCAGATGGAGAAATACAAGGTGACCAGTTTCTGTGCACCTCCCACCATCTACCGTTTCATGATCCGTGAAGACCTGTCGAAATACGACCTCAGCTCACTGCAATACTGCTGCACGGCCGGCGAGGCACTGAACCCCGCCGTCTATGAGAAGTTCTACGAGAAGACCGGCATCCGCATGATGGAAGGCTTCGGTCAGACCGAGACAACCATGACGCTGGGCACCTTCCCCTGGATGACGCCCAAGCCCGGCTCGATGGGTATCCCCAACGCCCAGTACGACATCGACTTGCTGCGTGCCGACGGTACGCCTTGCGAAGATGGTGAGAAGGGCGAGATTGTGGTGCGCGTAGGCGACAAGAAGCCTGTAGGCCTGTTCAAGGGTTACTACCGCGATGAAGAGAAGACCCGCGAGGCCTGGCACGACGGTATCTACCATACAGGCGATATGGCCTGGCGCGATGAGGACGGCTACTACTGGTTTGAGGGACGTATTGACGACGTCATCAAGTCATCAGGCTATCGTATCGGTCCGTTCGAGGTAGAGAGCGCCCTGATGACCCACCCCGCTGTTGTGGAATGTGCTATCACCGGCGTGCCTGATGATGTGCGCGGTATGGTAGTGAAAGCTACGGTAGTACTGGGCAAAGAGTGGAAAGACAAGGCTGGCGATGACCTGATTAAGGAACTGCAGCAGCACGTCAAGAAAGAGACGGCTCCCTACAAATACCCACGTATCATCGAGTTCGTGGATGAGCTGCCGAAGACTATCAGCGGTAAGATACGCCGCGTAGAGATTCGTCAGAAGGATGCCTCGAAATAA
- a CDS encoding helix-turn-helix domain-containing protein: MDEQLKQIGERLRGLRDVLDIPVSEMAETIGISSDKYEKIEAGEMDITISNLMKIAHKYGVSTEELIFAEAPHMKSYYVTRKGQGMSIERTKAYKYQSLVGGFVNHKADVFIVTVEPKPEAQVVYKNSHPGQEFNLVLEGKMELYIAGKTIVLEEGDSIYFDATKPHGMLAMGDKAVKFLAFTVE, encoded by the coding sequence ATGGACGAACAACTGAAACAGATTGGTGAGCGTTTGCGCGGACTGCGCGACGTACTCGATATCCCAGTGAGCGAGATGGCCGAGACCATTGGCATCTCATCGGATAAATATGAGAAGATTGAGGCAGGCGAGATGGACATCACTATCTCGAACCTGATGAAGATAGCCCACAAATACGGTGTATCAACAGAGGAGCTGATCTTTGCGGAGGCACCTCACATGAAGTCATACTACGTGACACGTAAGGGTCAGGGCATGAGCATCGAGCGTACGAAGGCCTATAAATACCAGAGTCTGGTAGGCGGTTTCGTGAACCACAAGGCCGACGTGTTCATCGTCACCGTAGAACCCAAGCCCGAGGCACAGGTGGTCTACAAGAACTCACACCCAGGTCAGGAGTTCAACCTGGTGCTCGAAGGAAAGATGGAACTCTATATCGCCGGCAAGACCATCGTACTGGAAGAGGGTGACAGCATCTATTTCGATGCCACCAAGCCCCACGGCATGCTGGCCATGGGAGACAAGGCCGTCAAATTCCTCGCCTTTACAGTAGAATAG
- a CDS encoding pyrroline-5-carboxylate reductase family protein, translating into MKISVIGAGAMGGATVEGMIKADYFDNKDLMVSDPAEVVLKKFSAQGIRTTTDNAAAAKEADVVMVFVKPWLVETVLKGIKDSLNPEKQILVVIAAGVKSASIQEWLGAQCPPLFLCIPNIAIAELASMTFLVPVTTESSHTETVKAIFDAMGNTLITDEAHLAAGTTLASCGIAYAMRYVRAASEGGVELGFKADQAKEIVMQTMLGAVKLLEASGLHPEAAIDLVTTPGGVTIKGLNEMEHAGFTSAVIRGLKAGAK; encoded by the coding sequence ATGAAAATTTCAGTGATAGGCGCAGGTGCCATGGGCGGCGCCACCGTAGAAGGCATGATCAAGGCCGACTACTTCGACAACAAAGACTTGATGGTAAGCGACCCTGCTGAGGTCGTACTGAAGAAATTCTCTGCACAGGGTATCCGTACCACTACCGACAACGCAGCAGCTGCAAAGGAGGCTGACGTGGTGATGGTATTCGTAAAGCCCTGGTTGGTAGAGACCGTATTAAAAGGTATCAAGGACAGTCTGAACCCCGAGAAGCAGATTCTCGTAGTCATCGCTGCCGGCGTGAAATCAGCCAGCATTCAGGAGTGGCTGGGAGCACAGTGTCCCCCGCTGTTCCTCTGTATCCCCAATATCGCCATTGCAGAACTGGCATCCATGACGTTCCTGGTGCCTGTGACGACTGAATCGTCACACACCGAGACTGTGAAGGCCATCTTTGATGCGATGGGTAATACGCTGATTACCGACGAGGCACACCTGGCAGCAGGCACTACCCTCGCCTCTTGCGGCATTGCCTATGCGATGCGCTATGTGCGTGCAGCCTCGGAAGGTGGTGTAGAACTGGGATTCAAGGCCGACCAGGCCAAGGAGATTGTAATGCAGACCATGTTGGGCGCCGTGAAACTGCTGGAGGCCAGCGGACTGCATCCCGAAGCTGCCATCGACCTGGTGACCACACCTGGTGGTGTGACCATCAAGGGACTGAACGAGATGGAGCATGCAGGCTTCACATCTGCTGTGATTCGCGGATTGAAAGCAGGAGCAAAATAA
- a CDS encoding aspartate aminotransferase family protein produces the protein MQLFDVYPLFDVNIVKGKGCKVWDDKGQEYMDLYGGHAVISIGHCHPHYVEKMTQQLQTLGFYSNSVQNKLQAELAERLGKISGYEDYQLFLVNSGAEANENALKLASFKTGNVRVLSCEKAFHGRTSLAVEVTNNPKIVAPINDNHHVRFLPLNDIEPWVRELTREGIAAVILECIQGVGGIQMATPEFAQKLAYACKRYGAVLICDEIQCGYGRSGKFFAHQWLGIKPDIITVAKGIGNGFPMSAVLISPEFKAVYGQLGTTFGGNHLACTAALSVIDVMEQENLVENAREVGDYLMEKIRNLNNDKIKEVRGRGLMIGIELYTPQKPVRQRLVYEQHVFTGCSGENVLRLLPPLTFTKAEADEFVKRLEAAL, from the coding sequence ATGCAATTATTTGACGTTTACCCCCTTTTTGATGTGAATATCGTGAAGGGAAAAGGATGCAAAGTATGGGACGATAAAGGTCAGGAATACATGGACCTTTATGGCGGTCATGCCGTTATCAGCATTGGCCACTGCCACCCCCACTACGTAGAGAAAATGACGCAGCAGTTGCAGACACTAGGCTTCTACAGCAACTCCGTACAAAACAAGCTTCAGGCCGAACTGGCAGAACGACTGGGCAAGATTAGCGGATACGAGGACTATCAGCTGTTTTTGGTGAACAGCGGTGCCGAGGCTAACGAGAATGCCCTGAAGCTGGCATCGTTTAAGACGGGCAACGTGCGCGTGCTGTCTTGCGAGAAAGCTTTCCACGGACGTACCAGCCTGGCCGTCGAGGTGACCAACAACCCCAAGATTGTAGCCCCCATCAATGATAACCACCACGTACGCTTCCTGCCACTCAACGATATTGAGCCTTGGGTGCGCGAACTGACACGCGAGGGTATCGCTGCCGTTATCCTGGAGTGTATTCAGGGTGTTGGCGGTATTCAGATGGCCACACCCGAGTTTGCCCAGAAGTTGGCCTATGCCTGCAAGCGCTATGGTGCCGTACTGATCTGTGACGAGATACAGTGTGGCTACGGCCGAAGCGGTAAGTTCTTCGCTCACCAGTGGCTGGGCATCAAACCCGATATTATCACCGTGGCCAAGGGCATCGGCAACGGATTCCCCATGAGTGCCGTGCTGATTTCACCTGAGTTCAAGGCCGTCTATGGACAGTTGGGTACCACCTTCGGAGGTAACCATCTGGCATGTACCGCAGCCTTGTCGGTTATCGACGTGATGGAACAGGAGAACCTGGTGGAGAATGCCCGCGAGGTGGGTGACTACCTGATGGAGAAGATTCGCAACCTGAACAACGATAAGATTAAAGAGGTACGCGGTCGCGGACTGATGATTGGTATCGAGCTCTACACACCACAGAAGCCCGTACGCCAGCGCCTAGTTTACGAGCAGCACGTCTTCACAGGCTGCTCAGGCGAGAATGTACTCCGTCTGCTGCCACCATTAACCTTCACCAAGGCAGAAGCAGATGAGTTCGTAAAGCGTCTGGAAGCCGCTTTATGA
- a CDS encoding helix-turn-helix domain-containing protein — protein sequence MGDKDMSLDELEKQLKEKQVSQKANKPIPTEEAQTFFVKMDARVNKEKPFTDPDSDQQALADFMEVNLDTFCKLVPRYADPDRALEYINSLRAEYAAKVLMDPTECSLDNIASRSGFKNTATFNSAFKFAFGVMPDEYLDSVSQMFKKKGKKSIFATISKIFLTVWTFLLTS from the coding sequence GTGGGCGACAAGGACATGTCGCTCGACGAACTGGAAAAGCAGCTGAAGGAGAAGCAGGTCAGCCAGAAAGCCAACAAGCCCATCCCGACGGAAGAGGCGCAGACCTTCTTCGTGAAGATGGATGCACGCGTCAACAAGGAAAAGCCCTTCACGGATCCCGATTCCGATCAGCAGGCACTGGCTGATTTCATGGAGGTAAACCTGGACACATTCTGCAAACTGGTGCCGCGCTATGCCGACCCCGACAGAGCACTGGAGTATATCAACTCCCTGCGCGCAGAGTATGCCGCAAAGGTGCTGATGGATCCCACGGAGTGCTCGCTGGACAACATCGCCAGCAGGAGCGGCTTCAAGAACACCGCCACCTTCAACTCGGCATTCAAGTTTGCCTTCGGCGTGATGCCTGACGAATACCTGGACAGCGTGAGCCAGATGTTCAAGAAGAAGGGCAAGAAAAGCATCTTCGCAACCATCAGTAAAATTTTCCTCACCGTGTGGACATTTTTACTTACGTCATGA
- the rpsU gene encoding 30S ribosomal protein S21, producing MIIVPVKEGENIEKALKKFKRKFEKTGVVKELRRRQQFDKPSVLKRLKMEHAVYVQQLRTNEE from the coding sequence ATGATTATTGTACCAGTAAAAGAAGGCGAGAACATCGAGAAGGCCCTCAAGAAGTTTAAGAGAAAGTTCGAGAAGACAGGTGTTGTGAAAGAGCTGCGTCGTCGTCAGCAATTCGACAAGCCTTCTGTCCTGAAGCGCCTGAAGATGGAGCACGCCGTTTACGTACAGCAGCTCCGTACAAACGAGGAATAA
- a CDS encoding tyrosine-type recombinase/integrase — translation MIDQFLDYLRYERNRSELTVKRYEDSLRDFQKYFEETEEGLSWVSVDADVIRGWMESLMDRGNNASTVNTGLSALRSFFRYALARKLVNKDPAHMITGPKKRKPLPQFVKEEEINQLLDKTEWGVDYKDVRARTIIIILYEAGLRRSELIGLNDSDVDLDAMQLKVTGKRNKQRIIPFGKELAEQLGQYIACRDEEITKRSEALFLNNKGERISEAEVYNTVRENLAKVTTLKKKSPHVLRHSFATAMLNHDAGLESVRKLLGHESLETTQIYTHTTFEQLKRVYKEALPRD, via the coding sequence ATGATTGATCAATTTCTCGACTATCTGCGCTACGAGCGAAATCGCAGCGAGCTGACAGTAAAAAGGTATGAGGACAGTCTGCGAGACTTCCAGAAATACTTCGAGGAAACAGAGGAGGGGCTCAGTTGGGTATCGGTAGATGCCGACGTCATCCGAGGATGGATGGAGAGTCTCATGGACAGGGGCAACAATGCCTCGACCGTGAATACAGGGCTATCGGCCCTGCGCTCTTTTTTCAGATACGCCCTCGCAAGAAAGTTGGTCAACAAGGATCCGGCTCACATGATAACCGGTCCCAAGAAGCGGAAACCACTGCCGCAATTCGTAAAGGAGGAGGAAATAAACCAACTTCTGGATAAAACGGAATGGGGAGTTGATTATAAAGATGTACGTGCGCGTACAATTATTATAATACTCTACGAGGCAGGACTTAGACGTAGCGAACTGATAGGGCTAAACGATAGCGACGTGGATCTGGATGCCATGCAACTTAAGGTTACCGGCAAAAGAAACAAGCAGCGCATCATCCCTTTCGGTAAAGAACTGGCAGAGCAGTTGGGGCAGTATATAGCTTGCCGCGACGAGGAGATAACAAAACGCTCGGAAGCACTCTTCCTTAATAACAAAGGAGAAAGAATATCCGAAGCAGAGGTCTACAACACAGTGAGGGAGAACCTGGCGAAGGTAACAACGCTGAAGAAGAAATCACCCCACGTACTGAGACACAGTTTTGCAACAGCCATGCTCAACCACGACGCAGGACTGGAAAGTGTAAGGAAACTCCTGGGGCATGAAAGCCTGGAGACAACACAAATTTACACGCACACAACGTTCGAGCAGTTAAAGCGAGTTTACAAAGAGGCCCTTCCGAGGGACTAG
- the hpf gene encoding ribosome hibernation-promoting factor, HPF/YfiA family: MEIKIQSIHFDATEKLEAFIEKKVAKLEKSYEDIQKVEVQLKVVKPATAQNKEASIQVAVPGNTLRVEKTSDTFEESIDLCVDSMRAQLQKFKEKLRNY, encoded by the coding sequence ATGGAAATTAAGATTCAGTCGATCCATTTCGACGCTACCGAGAAGTTAGAGGCGTTCATCGAAAAGAAGGTCGCCAAGTTAGAAAAGTCGTACGAAGATATACAGAAAGTTGAGGTGCAATTAAAGGTCGTAAAGCCTGCTACTGCCCAGAATAAGGAAGCCAGCATACAAGTTGCGGTACCCGGAAATACGCTGAGAGTAGAGAAGACAAGCGACACATTTGAAGAAAGTATAGACCTCTGCGTTGACTCAATGAGGGCTCAACTGCAGAAATTCAAGGAAAAATTGAGAAATTACTAA
- the tuf gene encoding elongation factor Tu, whose amino-acid sequence MAKETFVRTKPHVNIGTIGHVDHGKTTLTAAITTVLAKAGLSEVKSFDQIDNAPEEKERGITINTAHVEYETKLRHYAHVDCPGHADYVKNMVTGAAQMDGAILVVAATDGPMPQTREHVLLARQVNVPRLVVFLNKCDMVEDEEMLELVEMEVREILEQYEFEDETPIIRGSALGALNGVEKWEQKVMELMDTCDTWIQEPPRATDKPFLMPVEDVFSITGRGTVATGRIETGVIHVGDAVELLGLGEDKNSVVTGVEMFRKILDEGQAGDNVGLLLRGIDKNEIKRGMVLCHPGQIKPFKKFKASIYVLKKEEGGRHTPFGNKYRPQFYLRTMDCTGEITLPEGVEMVMPGDNVEITVELIYAVALNKGLRFAIREGGRTVGSGQITEVYED is encoded by the coding sequence ATGGCAAAAGAGACATTTGTGCGCACCAAACCGCACGTAAACATCGGTACTATTGGTCACGTTGACCACGGTAAGACAACTCTGACCGCTGCTATCACCACTGTACTGGCTAAGGCTGGTCTTTCTGAGGTGAAGTCATTCGACCAGATCGACAATGCTCCCGAGGAGAAGGAGCGTGGTATTACTATTAACACCGCTCACGTTGAGTACGAGACCAAGCTGCGTCACTACGCTCACGTGGACTGCCCGGGACACGCCGACTATGTGAAGAACATGGTAACTGGTGCTGCTCAGATGGATGGTGCTATCCTCGTAGTTGCTGCAACTGACGGTCCTATGCCTCAGACTCGTGAGCACGTTCTGCTCGCTCGTCAGGTAAATGTTCCCCGTCTGGTTGTATTCCTGAACAAGTGTGATATGGTTGAGGATGAGGAGATGCTGGAGCTCGTTGAGATGGAGGTCCGCGAGATTCTGGAGCAGTATGAGTTCGAGGATGAGACTCCTATCATTCGTGGCTCTGCCCTCGGTGCTCTGAACGGCGTTGAGAAGTGGGAGCAGAAGGTTATGGAGCTTATGGATACTTGCGACACTTGGATTCAGGAGCCTCCTCGTGCTACCGACAAGCCCTTCCTGATGCCTGTTGAGGACGTATTCTCAATCACAGGTCGTGGTACTGTAGCTACTGGTCGTATCGAGACTGGTGTTATCCACGTTGGTGATGCTGTTGAACTGCTCGGTCTTGGTGAGGACAAGAACTCAGTTGTAACTGGTGTCGAGATGTTCCGTAAGATCCTGGATGAGGGTCAGGCTGGTGATAACGTAGGTCTGCTGCTCCGTGGTATCGACAAGAACGAGATCAAGCGTGGTATGGTGCTCTGCCATCCCGGACAGATCAAGCCATTCAAGAAGTTCAAGGCTTCTATCTACGTACTGAAGAAGGAAGAGGGTGGTCGTCACACTCCATTCGGAAACAAGTATCGTCCTCAGTTCTACCTCCGCACCATGGACTGCACCGGTGAGATCACTCTGCCAGAGGGTGTTGAGATGGTAATGCCTGGTGACAACGTTGAGATTACTGTTGAGTTGATCTATGCCGTTGCTCTGAACAAGGGTCTGCGTTTCGCTATCCGTGAGGGTGGTCGTACTGTAGGTTCTGGCCAGATCACAGAGGTATACGAAGACTAA
- the secE gene encoding preprotein translocase subunit SecE: MKKFFNYCKVCYDELAHKVTWPTMKELTGSAVLVLTASVIIALVVFGMDLTFEKLMSLVYPG; the protein is encoded by the coding sequence ATGAAGAAGTTTTTCAACTATTGCAAAGTGTGCTACGATGAGTTAGCTCACAAAGTAACATGGCCGACGATGAAGGAATTGACTGGCAGTGCAGTGCTTGTACTGACAGCATCAGTTATTATTGCCTTGGTGGTGTTCGGCATGGATTTGACATTTGAGAAATTGATGAGTTTGGTATATCCAGGCTAA
- the nusG gene encoding transcription termination/antitermination protein NusG, which yields MAETGKKWYVLKAVSGKEGKVKEYLEALMKNNQALADAVGQILLPTEKYAQLRNGKRVVKEKLFLPGYVLVEARLDGEIAHTLRFIPNVLGFLGGMDNPSPVRQADINRILGTVEDTAIRTEEVTIPYVLDEAVKVTDGPFSGFSGVIEEINAEKRKLKVTVKIFGRKTPLELGFNQVEKE from the coding sequence ATGGCAGAGACTGGAAAGAAATGGTATGTCCTGAAAGCTGTTAGCGGAAAAGAGGGCAAAGTAAAAGAGTATCTAGAGGCATTGATGAAAAATAATCAGGCTCTGGCTGACGCAGTCGGACAGATTCTTTTGCCTACAGAGAAATATGCCCAACTGCGTAATGGCAAACGTGTAGTCAAGGAGAAATTGTTCCTCCCTGGCTATGTGCTTGTGGAAGCTCGTCTCGATGGTGAGATTGCTCACACACTCCGCTTCATTCCTAATGTGCTTGGCTTCCTCGGTGGTATGGATAATCCTAGCCCCGTTCGTCAGGCTGACATCAACCGCATCCTCGGTACAGTAGAAGATACTGCTATCCGCACGGAAGAGGTTACAATACCTTACGTCCTTGATGAGGCCGTTAAGGTGACCGATGGTCCTTTCAGTGGATTCAGCGGTGTGATTGAAGAGATTAATGCTGAGAAGCGCAAGCTGAAGGTAACAGTAAAGATTTTCGGACGCAAGACTCCTTTGGAGCTTGGATTTAATCAAGTAGAGAAAGAATAG
- the rplK gene encoding 50S ribosomal protein L11: MAKEVAGLIKLQIKGGAANPSPPVGPALGSKGINIMGFCKEFNARTQDKAGKILPVVITYYADKSFSFVIKTPPAAVQLLEAAKVKSGSAEPNRKKVATVTWDQVRAIAEDKMADLNCFTIESAMKLIAGTARSMGITVKGDFPGE; encoded by the coding sequence ATGGCTAAAGAAGTTGCTGGATTAATCAAATTACAGATTAAAGGTGGCGCTGCGAATCCCTCACCTCCCGTAGGACCTGCACTGGGTTCAAAGGGTATCAATATCATGGGATTCTGCAAAGAGTTCAACGCCAGAACCCAGGATAAGGCAGGTAAGATTCTTCCTGTCGTTATTACTTACTACGCCGACAAGTCATTCAGTTTCGTCATCAAAACTCCTCCAGCAGCTGTTCAGTTGCTCGAGGCTGCCAAGGTAAAGAGCGGAAGCGCAGAGCCTAACCGTAAGAAGGTGGCTACTGTAACCTGGGATCAGGTACGTGCTATTGCCGAGGACAAGATGGCTGACCTCAACTGTTTTACAATTGAGTCTGCAATGAAGCTGATTGCCGGTACGGCTCGCAGTATGGGTATTACTGTAAAAGGGGATTTCCCTGGTGAATAA